TTGTCGTCTTGGCTGGGCCCGCAGCGATTGAGGTGTGCCGTGCGTTTTCCAAATAGAACACGAACAAAACCGGCTGATTTGCAGTCCTCGCGACGCCGATCGCCACGACATGCGGTGGCGGCGATCGAGCTTGCGATCGCTCTGCCGATGTTGATGCTGTTCACGCTCGCTTGCGCCGACCTTGGGCGTGTGATTCATCTGAAGGTCGCGTTGTCCAACGCCACCCGTGTCGCTGCCGAATACGGTGCGATGCGCAAGGTAACGTCGATCAATCGCGACGAATGGACCGCGGGGATTCAACAGGCCTTCGCGTCGGATCTGCAAGCAACAGCAGCCTTCGCCGACATCGAAACCACCGTCCAGGCGGATACCGAAGAGGGTGAATTGGGTCTGTATCGCGTGCGTGTCGAGTCGCAGTGTGAGTTTGTGCCGGCTGTCGATTGGCCTGGCCTCCCCTCGTCAATCGATTTGCAAGCATCCGTTGTGATGCTGCAGCTTCGCTAACCTTCGCTGGAGTATCGATCGATGCACCGTAAATTAAATCGTTGTGCTGTCTCGCGTCGCCGCGGAGCCTACACATTAGAAGTCGCGATCACGATGTTGATCTTCCTAGGGGCGATGCTCGCAATGTTGGAGTTTGCTCTGGTCTCGCTGCGTTACAACGCGTTGGGAGAATCGGCGCGGCGGATCGCTAGAGTTGTGATCGTTCGCGGTGAACAAGCGGCTCCCGAACAGAGCGTTCTCGGGCCGGCAGCCTATGTTGGCACCGCCGATGACAGCTCCGATATCGCCGCTGCGGCGCGTCAGCTGTTGGTGACGATGCCGCTGGAAGATGTCGACATTCGAGTCGAGTGGCTCGATGCGGACACGCGCGAAGGGGACCGCGTGTCGATTCAACTCTCCTACCTCCACAACCCCATCCTGCCGGGATTGCTGGGATCTGCCAAGACGCTTTCTGCGACAACTGTAACGAGGATCGTCCATTGAACACGCACGCCAAACAACCGTCGTCTCTCCCAGCACGCCAGATCAAACCGGCGGCGCGAACGGGCAAGGTCTTCGTCTTTTTATGCGTTGCCCTGCCGGGCGTGTTTGCTGTCTTGGCCCTCGTTTTTGATGCCGGTTTAATGATGACAACCTCGCGCGACTACCAGAACACAACCGACGCAGCAGCTTATGCCGCGGCGACGTGGACGATGATGGGAGGGGACGAGAATTCGATCAACACGATCAGCTCGGAATACGTTCAATCGCACAACGCGTTGCCCGGCGCTAATGTGACCACCAACAGTCCGCCCAGCTCGGGCCCTTACCAGGGAGTTGCAGGATTCTCCGAAGTGATCGTCCAGGGTGAGAGCCCCAGCTATTTTCTGCAGCGGTTTGCGGCAGGCGGACAGCAGTCGATTACGACCCGAGCTGTGGCGGGAACCAAAACAGCGACCTCGCCCGCGGCGATCATGCTGCTGGACGCCGATCCCGCACCGATCACCGTCGCGTCGATCTTGAGCCTGCCGCTCTATCCGAGTCTGCTCGGCGGTCTGGAAGTCCTGGGGCTCGGCACGTTGACTGTCGACGGTGCGATCTTGAGTAACAACACATGGGGCGGTGTCGACGAATATGGCGAACAGGCGGGCGAATTCCATGGGCCTCCCTACTCGATCGCCTGCACCCCGCTTGTCCCTCTGACATGTGTTCGGTCCAGCGACATTCGCACCGCCGGCGGCGTCGATCGTCTGCTGCACTACGATGCGCTGCCGGGCCTCGATACGCTCAACTTGAGAGCCAATCGGATGCCGATGCCCGATCCGATGGGGAACCTAGCGCCGCCGTCGACAGCGTCGGATCCGGACAACGTCGAAGTCGACGATCACGGTGGGGTGATGGTCACATTAAATATCCTCAAGCCTTTCGGAACGGTTCTCAAGCCGGGCGTCTACGACTGGATCGACGTCACCGCCGGGATCGCTCGTTTTGAACCGGGCGTCTATATCATCCGCGGCAAGCACCCGATCACGGGGATCGCGCTCGGTATCACCGGCGGGATCGTGTATGCCGATGGCGTGATGTTTTATGTGACTAGCAACAGCAACTACGATCCGGCGTCCGGGCTGCCCGACGCAGTGGAGAATCGCGAGGTCGCACCGCCCAATACGATTGGCGCTCAATTGCCCAGCGTGCTGATCTCGCCGTTGCCCGGCAGCCGCCTGTCGGGACTGAACGATCCGAGCAGTCCCTACCACGGAATGCTGGTGTATCAGCGGCCACGCGATCGCCGGCCGATCACGATCCTCAGCCTGCAGACGCTTGGCATCACCCAGTTCTCCGGAACGGTCTACTCGCGTTGGGGCCACGCGATCCTGGCGGGCAGCGGAACGTTTAATTCGTCATTTGCTGTCGGGACCATGCGGGTCGTCACACTCGGCAATATCTCGCTGCGGCCGTCGGGATATTTCCCCGCCGCATCGGATGTGTATCTCGTCGAGTAGCGTTTCGCAAATCGAATCGCTACGCGTGCACTATTCCTGCGTCGCGTAGCGTATCGTTTGCAATTCGTCGACCTTCACGTCGTCCAGCAGGCTCTTCGTCCCGTCGCTCCACTGGACCTCCAGGCTGTCGATCTGCTTCGCATCGCCGAAGCCAAAGGTCAGCGGCAGTTCCACCTGAGTCAGATAGCTGCGCGTCGGCATCACTTGTTGGCGATAGGTTTTGTCTCCGGCGGTCACTTCGACCCACGAACCGATCGCATCGCGGTTGATCTGTTTGCCATCGCCGACCAATCGAACTCGCAGCCCGTGACGACCGAGTTGTTGATCGTTGCGAAGCAGCCGCGGCGCACTGCCGACAGCGGTGACCAACACGTCTTGATCTCCATCGCGATCGTAATCCAGATACGCCACCGCGCGACCAACCATCGGCGCGACAAGATCCTCGCCACAGTGTGCCGGATCGACGGCGACAAACTCGGTATCGCTCAACGGCCCCGCGTTCCAGAACAGCTGCGGCGGCTGGGCGTAATGTTGACTCGGCTGCACCCGATTGATGTCCTCTTCCAAATGCCCGTTGGCACACATCAGATCCAACCGCCCGTCCAGATCGTAATCGAGATAACAGACTCCAAAGGTCAACTGCAGCCGCGTGTTGGGGCCCAGCCCGGTCGAGATCGCTTCGTCGGTGAACTGCATCTGCCCGCGCCGCGAGACATACATCGCCGTCATCTCATTGGCGAAGTTGCCGATTGCGATCCCCATCGAATCGCTGCCGCGGATCGCTGCGACGTCGATTCCCATCGCCCCGCGAGCGTTTCCCGACGGATCGAACGCGATCCCCGCTGGGACTCCAAATTCCAGGAACGTTCCCTTCCCGGTGTTCTTGAAGATCAGATTTTGCACGGTGTCGTTGGCGACCAGGATGTCGATCCATCCATCTTCGTCGATGTCACAAAACGTCAGCCCCAACGATTTTGCGAGCGGCACGTTGGTCAACGGGTTTTTGACCTGCAGCCCCGCCTGGGCCGTGACATCGGTGAAGAGGCCGTCGCCATCGTTGCGGTACAGATACGGAAACGTCCCCTCAAAATTCTGAGGGCGTCCATACGCGCGGCCGCCGCCGACCAATTGGAAGTTCTGGGCGAGGTCGTATTCCTTGTTCCAGCGGACGTAATTGCAGACGAACAGATCGAGATCGCCGTCGTTGTCAAAGTCGAACCATCCGCATCCGCTGCTCCAATCGGTCTCCTCTCCCGCAGTCTTCGACGACTCGCTGACATCGGCGAACTTCCCATCGCCGAGATTGTGGAACAGATGATTCGCCCCGACGGCGGAGACAAAAACATCGACGCGGCCATCGTTGTCGTAGTCTCCCACGGCGGCTCCCATCGCGTAGATCGAGACATCCAGTCCCGAACCCTGCGTGACGTCGGTGAACTTGCCGTCGTCGTTGCGGTAGAGCGCCAGTTGTTGCGATTGGTCGGGGAGTGGTGCGTCCCAGGGCCAGTTCTTGGAATTCAGAAACAAGATGTCCTGATCGCCATCGTCGTCGAAGTCGAAGACTGCAACGCCACCTCCCATCGTTTCGGGCAACAGCTTCGCCCCGGTCGCTCCACGGTTGTGAACGAATTCAATTCCCGCTGCTTTGGTCACATCGGTGAACTTCACATCGGGAGGTTGCACCGTCGCAACCTGGCGGACGGCGACGGATGCCAGTTCGGTCTGCTGCGTGGGAGCTGCCGGCTTGGGGCGATTGAACCAGTAGATCGCGCCGCCGCCGATTACCAGGCCGACAATAATCGCGGCCAGCGACCAGCGAAACGCGGTTCCGATCACTGCATCGTCCTGTTCGACCGACTCCTGCGGATCGGGACGCTTCGTTTTATCGATTGTCTTTTTTGCCATCGTGCTTGCTTTAGTTTGTTACTTGATTTGTCTGCTGCCAAGATCGCGAATCACTGCGGTAATTCGGGAGCCCCGGCCCGCTGCAACGGATAACGAACGACATCTTCCGCCGCATGATTCGCCGCCGGATACTTTTCACGCGCCAACCGAATCGCTCGTCCCTTGGCGTTATCGTCCGGCTTGTAGCTTTGATGAAACTGTTGGTGCTGCGCCGACGCTTCGGAATCGCCGATCCGCTCGTACAACAGTTGCAGGTTATAGTGTGCCGTGACGTTGTCGGGATCGATCTCCAGCGTCTCTTGGAACCGTGCGATCGCATCGTTCCAGTGCGCCAACGCCTCTTCTTCGCGTTGTTGCCGCGCCCGTTGATTACCGAGTTCAAACAACGTCTGACCGGTCAAGTTGATGACTTCGTAATCGAGGCCGAAGTCGAACCCGCGGGCTTGCATTTCGGGAGTGTTATCCTCCAAGACGCTGTTCAAATTCTGAACGGCTTCGACCAGCCGACCCTGCTGGGCGTTGATCGATCCAGACAACCAAGCCCAGCTCCAACGCGGATATCCCTTCTGGTCAGCGTAGGTTTGAGCACGCGTCAGGGCGGCGACCGCATCATCCAAGCGGCCTTCGGCATTGTAGACGCGAGCCAGGTTTAGCGGACCATCCCAGCGATCGAAGGTCTCGACTTGCAGGAACGCTTCTTCCGCCTGCCGCAACGCATTTTTCCCCTTCAACAACTGGCCGATGCCATAATCGTTCCAGCGTTGCCAAACGGGAATCTCCGAATCCGCATTGGTCACCGATTTGTCGACGCCCGCGACGGGGAACTCGATCTCGTCGACCGCCAACGTCGTGATCGGCAGCTCGTTGACGTAGGTCTCTCCCGGCCGATGGCCACGGATCGTCTGCCCTAGCTCTTGATTTCGATCGGCGACAAATTGCATGTACCGCTGGTCGAACTTGCGATACTGCAACTTCACCTCGACGCGAACCGTATCCTCAAGATCTTCGGGAAGGTCCAAAAGGTATTGCACCGTCTGCCCCGCACCGGGCGGAATCTGGTGGTTGTACAGCGGAGTAAAGATGTTTTCGGGATTGCGGCGATCGATCCGGTTGCCATCTTTGTCGAGCATGAAGACGTTGACAAAGTGCGACCACGGATCGACTTCTTTGGTCTCTTCGCTCAATCCTCCGCTGCGTCCGATCACGCGGTCGCCGCTGCGGACGGTGACGTCCAACCAGATCTCGTTTGAATCGGCAGTCCCCTGCGAAAACAGATGCCCCATCTTCAGCGTTCGGATCACCGTTTCCAACAGGTACGATTTGCCTGGATCCAGCGTCGGCACGTCGGGACCCAGCGGCGCCGTCTGCGACCCATCGACCTCTCCCGAATCGCGGATCCCAAAAATGTCGACTCGCATCACCCCCTGCAGATAATCCTGATGAGCTTTGATCACCTCGTCACGATCTCTCAGCCAAGCGATCCCCGTGTTGGCCGAAGGGAACAGATGATCGTGAACGCTCATCGCCGTCGCCGCGTCAAACCGCTGGGCTCCGAAATCGTTCGATTCGACAAGCGGCATGTGGCATCGATTGCAGTTCTCTTCCGCTTTCGGTGGGTAATAAAAACTGCGAGCCCCATGCCCCGAAACGCCGCTTAGTAGGTACGGATCGTAGTGGTTCTGGCCCCGCAAGAAGTCCTTGTAGTGGTTGAGTGCTCGCGGCAGATGGACCTTGTGGCACGTCGAACAGAACTCCGCCGTTTTGTGCAGCGGCTTCATAAACGTCTTCTTGTGAAACGCCGGCTTGGCTTTGACCAATTGCTGATTCACCCACTGCAGGACCGCGTTGTCGCTGAACGCAAACGGATAGTGCAGCGGTTCCTCGATCGTGTAGTCGGCGTTGCCGCGCGGGCTGTTGACGTGCGTGATCGCATGGCAGACCGTACAAGTGATCCCGGCGTTTGAGGTCTCGTGCCCCAGCAGGTCGAAGTTCGGATCGTCGAACGCTCCGGAAAAGAAGGGGACCGGATCGTGGCAACCGGCGCACCAACGGGCTGCTTGGACATTCCCGTCCCGCTTCATCGCGACGTTCCGGGTTTCCGAGACGCTCGCCAAATATGGCGGATTGTTGAACGAACTGAAACGATGCACGCTGTCGCTCCACTGAGCGTGCACGTCGGCGTGGCACTTGATGCAATACTGATCGTTCATCATCGCATCGGCAGGGATAAAGTCACCGGTCGAGGTTCGCGCCAGCGATGGCTCGAAGTACTGCACGCCCGAATCGGGGCCGATCGAATTCCATTGCCGCGGGTCTTGAGTTTGAAAGGCGACAAGCGTCAAAACACCAGCCGCACCGACGCTGGTAAACGCCATTCCCGCTCGCCATTTGATCCGCGGTCCGACCAGTCGATGCAGCCAGTACAGCCATCCGGCGATCAGCGGACAT
Above is a genomic segment from Rosistilla ulvae containing:
- a CDS encoding pilus assembly protein TadG-related protein, which encodes MNTHAKQPSSLPARQIKPAARTGKVFVFLCVALPGVFAVLALVFDAGLMMTTSRDYQNTTDAAAYAAATWTMMGGDENSINTISSEYVQSHNALPGANVTTNSPPSSGPYQGVAGFSEVIVQGESPSYFLQRFAAGGQQSITTRAVAGTKTATSPAAIMLLDADPAPITVASILSLPLYPSLLGGLEVLGLGTLTVDGAILSNNTWGGVDEYGEQAGEFHGPPYSIACTPLVPLTCVRSSDIRTAGGVDRLLHYDALPGLDTLNLRANRMPMPDPMGNLAPPSTASDPDNVEVDDHGGVMVTLNILKPFGTVLKPGVYDWIDVTAGIARFEPGVYIIRGKHPITGIALGITGGIVYADGVMFYVTSNSNYDPASGLPDAVENREVAPPNTIGAQLPSVLISPLPGSRLSGLNDPSSPYHGMLVYQRPRDRRPITILSLQTLGITQFSGTVYSRWGHAILAGSGTFNSSFAVGTMRVVTLGNISLRPSGYFPAASDVYLVE
- a CDS encoding TadE family protein, encoding MQSSRRRSPRHAVAAIELAIALPMLMLFTLACADLGRVIHLKVALSNATRVAAEYGAMRKVTSINRDEWTAGIQQAFASDLQATAAFADIETTVQADTEEGELGLYRVRVESQCEFVPAVDWPGLPSSIDLQASVVMLQLR
- a CDS encoding CRTAC1 family protein, which gives rise to MAKKTIDKTKRPDPQESVEQDDAVIGTAFRWSLAAIIVGLVIGGGAIYWFNRPKPAAPTQQTELASVAVRQVATVQPPDVKFTDVTKAAGIEFVHNRGATGAKLLPETMGGGVAVFDFDDDGDQDILFLNSKNWPWDAPLPDQSQQLALYRNDDGKFTDVTQGSGLDVSIYAMGAAVGDYDNDGRVDVFVSAVGANHLFHNLGDGKFADVSESSKTAGEETDWSSGCGWFDFDNDGDLDLFVCNYVRWNKEYDLAQNFQLVGGGRAYGRPQNFEGTFPYLYRNDGDGLFTDVTAQAGLQVKNPLTNVPLAKSLGLTFCDIDEDGWIDILVANDTVQNLIFKNTGKGTFLEFGVPAGIAFDPSGNARGAMGIDVAAIRGSDSMGIAIGNFANEMTAMYVSRRGQMQFTDEAISTGLGPNTRLQLTFGVCYLDYDLDGRLDLMCANGHLEEDINRVQPSQHYAQPPQLFWNAGPLSDTEFVAVDPAHCGEDLVAPMVGRAVAYLDYDRDGDQDVLVTAVGSAPRLLRNDQQLGRHGLRVRLVGDGKQINRDAIGSWVEVTAGDKTYRQQVMPTRSYLTQVELPLTFGFGDAKQIDSLEVQWSDGTKSLLDDVKVDELQTIRYATQE
- a CDS encoding TadE/TadG family type IV pilus assembly protein, whose amino-acid sequence is MHRKLNRCAVSRRRGAYTLEVAITMLIFLGAMLAMLEFALVSLRYNALGESARRIARVVIVRGEQAAPEQSVLGPAAYVGTADDSSDIAAAARQLLVTMPLEDVDIRVEWLDADTREGDRVSIQLSYLHNPILPGLLGSAKTLSATTVTRIVH
- a CDS encoding multiheme c-type cytochrome codes for the protein MSEATSPGGSVPQPTAPIKKPVRAVGPRLRKLLHVVLAIVSLLFANSAYLSIITFLEWVKGETYQDYYYQYMFLAHLVLGLLLVVPLIVFGVIHLINSKDRRNRRAVRIGYALFAISILVLVSGLMLTRALGIDLRQPALRSTVYWMHVACPLIAGWLYWLHRLVGPRIKWRAGMAFTSVGAAGVLTLVAFQTQDPRQWNSIGPDSGVQYFEPSLARTSTGDFIPADAMMNDQYCIKCHADVHAQWSDSVHRFSSFNNPPYLASVSETRNVAMKRDGNVQAARWCAGCHDPVPFFSGAFDDPNFDLLGHETSNAGITCTVCHAITHVNSPRGNADYTIEEPLHYPFAFSDNAVLQWVNQQLVKAKPAFHKKTFMKPLHKTAEFCSTCHKVHLPRALNHYKDFLRGQNHYDPYLLSGVSGHGARSFYYPPKAEENCNRCHMPLVESNDFGAQRFDAATAMSVHDHLFPSANTGIAWLRDRDEVIKAHQDYLQGVMRVDIFGIRDSGEVDGSQTAPLGPDVPTLDPGKSYLLETVIRTLKMGHLFSQGTADSNEIWLDVTVRSGDRVIGRSGGLSEETKEVDPWSHFVNVFMLDKDGNRIDRRNPENIFTPLYNHQIPPGAGQTVQYLLDLPEDLEDTVRVEVKLQYRKFDQRYMQFVADRNQELGQTIRGHRPGETYVNELPITTLAVDEIEFPVAGVDKSVTNADSEIPVWQRWNDYGIGQLLKGKNALRQAEEAFLQVETFDRWDGPLNLARVYNAEGRLDDAVAALTRAQTYADQKGYPRWSWAWLSGSINAQQGRLVEAVQNLNSVLEDNTPEMQARGFDFGLDYEVINLTGQTLFELGNQRARQQREEEALAHWNDAIARFQETLEIDPDNVTAHYNLQLLYERIGDSEASAQHQQFHQSYKPDDNAKGRAIRLAREKYPAANHAAEDVVRYPLQRAGAPELPQ